The proteins below are encoded in one region of Dioscorea cayenensis subsp. rotundata cultivar TDr96_F1 chromosome 18, TDr96_F1_v2_PseudoChromosome.rev07_lg8_w22 25.fasta, whole genome shotgun sequence:
- the LOC120282623 gene encoding AT-hook motif nuclear-localized protein 26-like — protein MAETGGSAGSNNGRRPRGRPPGSKNKPKPPIIITRDSPNALRSHVLEIANGTDIMEAMNNFARKRQRGVCILSASGVVTNVSLRQPGAPPGAVVTLHGRFEILSLSGAFLPAPSPPDATGLKVYLAGGQGQVVGGSVMGELLASGPVMVIAATFSNATFERLPLEDDAPAGEQPVSEGMQLQQSPGGSAGAAGLAADPSLAPMLNLPPNLIPNGQFPPDMFGAWPPSAPRPPSYQ, from the coding sequence ATGGCAGAGACTGGTGGCTCGGCTGGGAGCAATAACGGCCGGCGGCCCCGTGGCCGCCCACCCGGATCCAAGAACAAACCGAAGCCACCCATCATCATCACTCGAGATAGTCCCAACGCTCTCCGTTCCCACGTTCTCGAGATCGCCAACGGTACTGACATCATGGAAGCCATGAACAACTTCGCTCGCAAGAGACAGCGCGGTGTTTGTATTCTCAGTGCGAGCGGTGTCGTCACTAATGTATCTCTCCGCCAACCCGGTGCTCCGCCGGGAGCTGTAGTCACGCTACACGGCCGCTTTGAGATTTTAAGTCTTTCCGGCGCGTTCCTTCCAGCGCCGTCGCCTCCGGATGCTACGGGGCTGAAGGTGTATCTCGCCGGCGGGCAAGGGCAGGTTGTGGGAGGCAGTGTCATGGGGGAGCTGCTTGCTTCAGGGCCAGTCATGGTCATTGCTGCAACGTTTTCTAATGCTACTTTTGAGCGACTACCATTAGAGGATGATGCTCCGGCTGGTGAACAGCCGGTGTCGGAGGGGATGCAGCTACAACAGAGTCCAGGTGGTTCTGCAGGTGCGGCTGGTTTGGCTGCTGATCCTTCATTAGCCCCCATGTTGAACCTCCCCCCAAATCTAATCCCCAATGGTCAGTTTCCACCTGACATGTTTGGTGCCTGGCCTCCTTCAGCTCCTCGTCCTCCGTCCTACCAATAA
- the LOC120282983 gene encoding probable LRR receptor-like serine/threonine-protein kinase At3g47570: MGFVTSLTNCTSLQVLGLDSNQFRGMLPNSVANLSSRLIMLNLGSNQLYGTFPNGIENYANLTLLSLERNMFSGSIPVGIGKLSNLQKLFLYGNRFSGQIPSFIGNLTQLYELLLQENSLSGRIPYNLGSCKHLQLLNLSSNQLSGTIPSNLMSLSSMSIALDLSRNKLDGSIPYQVGSLTSLGMLDLSENKLSGNIPSSLSNCRSLEHLRLQGNYFQGTIPLVLSSLSGMQELDLSSNNFSGFIPTFLEKFSYLQYLNLSFNDFEGAVPTEGVFRNASAFSVMGNRRLCGGISNLHLPSCFAHEFGKKEKHIIIILASIISALVLIVLILLAVFRRKLCITRRSKSLDRQLIDVGHIKVTYGELLRATSGFSSQNLIGIGGFGSVYKGFNVCGEPVVAVKVFNLTDQGASKSCMNECHALRHIRHRNLVNVITACSSVNFQGNEFMALVYEYMPNGNLDQWLHPVMRYGELQHFGYLNLIRRLNIARDVASALEYLHFNCHTTIVHCDLKPTNVLLDDDMIGHVGDFGLARFLAEIPGEVSQYDQNSSHQVKGSLGYLPPEYGMGGTASTAGDVYSYGILLLEMFTGKRPTDEIFKDNLTLHQLAEIVFPDRVMDIIDPVLLSHEANKNIPQSSNAGTKLHQCLGAIVKIAISCSEESTKERMDIRDVVTQLLVIKDTVLRTRINVNNIKTLSSLTNSA, from the exons ATGGGTTTCGTCACTTCATTGACAAACTGCACTTCCCTACAAGTTTTGGGTCTGGATAGTAACCAATTCAGAGGTATGCTTCCTAACTCTGTAGCCAATCTTTCCTCTCGTCTCATCATGCTCAATCTTGGCTCGAACCAACTGTATGGGACTTTTCCAAATGGGATAGAAAACTATGCCAACTTAACATTACTGAGCTTAGAGAGAAACATGTTCAGTGGCAGCATCCCTGTTGGCATTGGCAAGTTGAGTAATTTGCAGAAGTTGTTCTTATATGGGAACAGATTTTCTGGGCAAATACCATCATTTATTGGGAATTTAACTCAATTGTATGAGTTACTTCTGCAAGAAAACAGTTTGAGTGGAAGGATACCGTACAATCTAGGCAGCTGCAAGCATTTGCAGTTGCTGAATCTTTCCAGTAATCAACTCAGTGGAACAATACCCAGTAATCTAATGAGCCTGTCATCAATGTCCATTGCCCTTGACTTATCTAGAAACAAGCTTGATGGCTCCATTCCTTATCAAGTTGGCAGCTTGACAAGTCTCGGAATGCTAGACCTCTCTGAAAACAAGTTATCAGGAAACATTCCATCATCCCTAAGCAATTGTAGGAGTCTGGAGCACTTGAGACTGCAGGGAAATTACTTTCAAGGTACTATTCCCCTGGTTTTGAGTTCATTGTCAGGAATGCAAGAACTAGATCTTTCAAGCAATAATTTCTCTGGTTTTATACCAACATTTCTGGAAAAGTTCTCTTATCTGCAGTATCTAAACTTGTCTTTCAATGACTTTGAGGGTGCAGTGCCAACTGAAGGAGTTTTCAGAAATGCAAGTGCATTCTCAGTTATGGGTAATAGAAGACTCTGTGGAGGCATATCAAACCTTCACCTACCTTCATGCTTTGCCCATGAAtttggaaagaaagaaaagcataTAATCATCATATTAGCAAGTATAATATCTGCTCTTGTCCTCATCGTGTTGATTTTACTAGCAGTTTTCCGCAGAAAGCTTTGCATCACAAGAAGATCAAAGTCATTAGACAGACAACTGATTGACGTAGGACACATCAAGGTTACATATGGAGAGCTCCTTCGAGCAACCAGTGGGTTCTCTTCACAAAACCTGATTGGCATTGGTGGATTTGGCTCTGTCTACAAGGGTTTCAATGTATGTGGTGAACCAGTTGTTGCAGTGAAAGTGTTCAACCTCACTGATCAAGGAGCTTCCAAGAGCTGCATGAATGAGTGCCATGCATTGAGACACATAAGACATAGAAACCTTGTCAATGTTATCACAGCATGCTCTAGTGTGAATTTTCAAGGAAATGAATTCATGGCCCTGGTTTATGAGTACATGCCAAATGGAAATTTAGACCAGTGGTTGCATCCAGTGATGAGATATGGTGAGTTGCAGCACTTTGGATACCTGAACCTTATCAGAAGGTTGAACATAGCCAGAGATGTTGCATCAGCGCTTGAGTACCTTCACTTCAATTGTCATACAACTATTGTTCATTGTGACCTTAAGCCCACAAATGTTCTTCTGGATGATGACATGATTGGCCATGTTGGAGATTTTGGGCTTGCCAGGTTTCTAGCAGAAATCCCAGGTGAAGTTTCTCAATATGATCAAAACTCATCTCATCAAGTCAAAGGATCACTAGGATATCTCCCTCCAG AATACGGAATGGGGGGAACTGCTTCCACAGCTGGTGATGTTTACAGTTATGGAATTCTTTTACTAGAGATGTTCACTGGAAAGAGGCCAACTGATGAAATTTTCAAAGATAATCTGACACTGCATCAACTTGCTGAGATTGTCTTCCCAGACAGAGTAATGGATATCATTGATCCCGTCTTGCTGTCACATGAAGCTAATAAAAACATACCTCAAAGCTCAAATGCAGGCACAAAGCTGCATCAATGCTTGGGAGCTATTGTTAAAATTGCAATCTCATGCTCGGAAGAATCAACAAAAGAGAGAATGGATATCAGAGACGTTGTTACACAATTGCTAGTGATCAAGGACACTGTTCTCAGGACCAGGATCAACGTGAACAACATCAAGACTTTATCATCACTGACAAACAGTgcatga